In the Populus trichocarpa isolate Nisqually-1 chromosome 1, P.trichocarpa_v4.1, whole genome shotgun sequence genome, one interval contains:
- the LOC18094647 gene encoding zinc transporter 1, with the protein MMKHQSCSWKFFTISCLLLLLPVFVCSKCTGKAHDSHDQNTSEALKYKLIAISSILFASALGICLPFFVKNLSYLHPDREAFFLIKAFAAGVILGTGFIHILPDAFESLTSPCLGQNPWEKFPFAGFVAMLSAIGTLMMESFATGYHKRLELRKPQPVSGDHEENSDQDDNGAAGVHIRGPAFALKRTNSSDLNRHRIVSQVLEMGILVHSVIIGLSLGASKSSKTIKPLVAALSFHQFFEGVGLGGCISQAKFKLRAKVIMILFFSLTTPTGIAIGIWISRSYNETSPMALIVQGILNSASAGILIYMALVDLLAADFINSSMLYSFWLQLGAYLTLLLGAFSMSLLAIWGGN; encoded by the exons ATGATGAAGCATCAATCTTGTTCGTGGAAATTCTTTACCATCTCCtgtctccttcttcttttgccGGTCTTCGTCTGCTCAAAGTGCACAGGGAAAGCACACGACAGTCATGATCAAAACACATCTGAAGCACTCAAATACAAACTCATTGCAatatcttcaattttatttgccAGTGCACTAGGAATCTGTCTCccattttttgtcaaaaactTGTCATACTTGCACCCAGACAGAGAAGCATTTTTCCTCATCAAGGCATTTGCTGCTGGTGTGATCTTGGGAACCGGGTTCATTCACATACTTCCTGATGCTTTTGAGAGCTTAACTAGCCCTTGTCTTGGTCAAAATCCATGGGAGAAATTTCCCTTTGCAGGTTTTGTGGCCATGTTATCTGCCATAGGGACTTTGATGATGGAGTCTTTCGCCACAGGGTACCATAAGAGGCTCGAGTTGAGAAAACCTCAACCAGTCAGTGGCGATCACGAGGAGAACAGTGATCAAGATGATAATGGGGCTGCTGGGGTTCATATTCGTGGGCCTGCTTTCGCACTGAAGAGAACAAATTCATCAGATCTTAATCGGCACCGCATTGTTTCTCAG GTCTTGGAAATGGGAATTTTAGTTCATTCTGTGATCATTGGATTATCCTTGGGTGCTTCCAAAAGTTCAAAAACAATCAAACCTTTGGTGGCAGCTTTgagttttcatcaattttttgagGGTGTGGGACTTGGTGGATGCATTTCTCAG GCAAAATTCAAGCTTCGAGCGAAGGTCATTATGATTCTATTTTTCTCCCTTACCACCCCGACTGGCATTGCTATTGGCATATGGATATCAAGAAGTTATAATGAAACCAGTCCAATGGCATTGATTGTTCAAGGCATTCTTAATTCAGCGTCTGCTGGGATCTTAATATATATGGCACTTGTTGACCTTCTTGCAGCTGACTTCATAAATTCTAGTATGCTATATAGTTTTTGGCTCCAACTTGGAGCATACCTTACCCTTCTTCTAGGGGCATTTAGTATGTCACTTTTGGCCATATGGGGAGGAAATTAA